Proteins from a genomic interval of Rhodothermus marinus:
- a CDS encoding sodium:solute symporter family protein, producing the protein MHLTWLDGVLIAAYFVFSLGIALYYYRRAGKDTSEFFLSGRSMPWWLAGTSMVATTFAADTPLAVSELVAYNGIAGNWLWWNFALGGVLTVFFFARLWRRSGVLTDVEFVELRYSGPAAAWLRGIKAVYFGLLMNVIIIGWVSLAMETVIDVLFPGLTLFGRASFTLLGIKMSASLVLVGLLVLLVGVYSLISGLWGVAVTDLFQFVLAMVGTTLLAFFALDLPEVGGLAGLKARLPETTFRMLPTIGEAAQGAGVLALSAAAFAAYVGVQWWASWYPGAEPGGGGYIAQRMLGAKDERHAVFSVLWFNIAHYCLRPWPWILTALVALLLFPDENPRAAYVLVMRDTLPPGLLGLLFAAFLAAFMSTVSTQLNWGVSYLVNDGWRRFVRPDADEKHYVRVGRVLTFLLAVVSVLVTTQLESISGAWSLILTASGGLGLVLILRWYWWRVNAWSELTATLVPLFLAGLALLGVPVPGLLDPFPTNLFAVVAYTTLAWVTVTLFTPPTDTATLDAFYRRVRPAGPGWRPIAARHPDIYPDTSLGTLALDWLAGVVLVYSTLFGIGQLLVGSAGLGLLLLAVAVGAGAFLWRHLRHQLPHPTPASRNVPPAD; encoded by the coding sequence ATGCACCTGACGTGGCTCGACGGCGTGCTGATCGCCGCCTATTTCGTCTTTTCGCTGGGAATCGCGCTGTATTACTATCGCCGCGCCGGAAAAGACACGTCGGAGTTTTTCCTCTCCGGCCGCAGCATGCCCTGGTGGCTGGCGGGCACCAGCATGGTGGCCACCACGTTCGCGGCCGACACGCCGCTGGCCGTCTCGGAGCTGGTAGCCTACAACGGCATCGCGGGCAACTGGCTCTGGTGGAATTTCGCGTTGGGTGGCGTGCTCACCGTGTTTTTCTTCGCCCGGCTCTGGCGGCGCAGCGGCGTGCTGACCGACGTCGAGTTCGTCGAACTGCGCTACAGCGGACCGGCCGCTGCCTGGCTGCGCGGCATCAAGGCCGTCTACTTCGGCCTGCTGATGAACGTGATCATCATCGGCTGGGTGTCGCTCGCCATGGAAACGGTGATCGACGTGCTGTTTCCGGGGCTGACGCTCTTCGGCCGCGCGTCGTTCACATTGCTGGGCATCAAAATGAGCGCCTCGCTGGTGCTCGTCGGACTGCTGGTCCTGCTGGTGGGCGTCTACTCGCTGATTTCCGGGCTGTGGGGGGTGGCCGTCACCGACCTGTTTCAGTTCGTGCTGGCCATGGTGGGCACCACGCTGCTGGCCTTCTTTGCGCTGGACTTGCCCGAAGTGGGCGGTCTGGCCGGACTGAAAGCCCGCCTTCCGGAGACCACCTTCCGCATGCTGCCCACCATCGGCGAGGCGGCGCAGGGCGCGGGCGTGCTGGCGCTCTCGGCTGCCGCCTTTGCGGCCTACGTGGGCGTGCAGTGGTGGGCGAGCTGGTATCCGGGCGCCGAGCCGGGCGGCGGCGGTTACATCGCCCAGCGCATGCTGGGAGCGAAGGACGAGCGACACGCCGTGTTCTCCGTGCTCTGGTTCAACATCGCCCACTACTGCCTGCGGCCCTGGCCCTGGATCCTGACCGCTCTGGTGGCGCTGCTGCTCTTTCCGGACGAAAACCCCCGCGCCGCCTACGTGCTCGTCATGCGCGACACGCTGCCCCCGGGCCTGCTGGGCCTGCTGTTTGCCGCCTTTCTGGCCGCCTTCATGAGCACGGTCTCGACCCAGCTCAACTGGGGCGTCTCGTACCTGGTCAACGACGGCTGGCGCCGCTTTGTGCGCCCCGACGCCGACGAAAAGCACTACGTGCGCGTCGGGCGCGTGCTGACCTTCCTGTTGGCCGTCGTCAGCGTGCTGGTCACCACCCAGCTCGAATCCATCAGCGGCGCCTGGAGCCTGATTCTGACCGCCTCGGGTGGGCTGGGCCTTGTGCTGATCCTGCGCTGGTACTGGTGGCGCGTCAACGCCTGGAGCGAACTGACGGCCACGCTCGTACCGCTATTTCTGGCCGGGCTGGCCCTGCTGGGGGTGCCCGTGCCGGGGCTGCTGGATCCCTTCCCCACCAACCTGTTCGCCGTTGTCGCCTACACGACGCTGGCCTGGGTGACCGTCACGCTCTTCACACCACCGACCGACACGGCCACGCTCGACGCCTTCTATCGCCGGGTGCGTCCCGCCGGACCCGGCTGGCGTCCCATCGCCGCCCGCCATCCCGACATCTACCCCGATACTTCGCTGGGCACGCTGGCCCTCGACTGGCTGGCCGGCGTCGTGCTCGTCTACAGCACGCTGTTCGGCATCGGCCAGCTCCTGGTGGGTTCGGCCGGGCTGGGCCTGTTGCTGCTGGCCGTGGCCGTCGGTGCCGGCGCGTTTCTCTGGCGCCATCTGCGCCATCAGTTGCCCCACCCTACCCCGGCTTCGCGAAACGTCCCGCCGGCCGATTGA
- a CDS encoding co-chaperone GroES translates to MHKFRGELIIVGDRVLIEPDEGERQTQTGLYLPATVVERERVGTGRVVKVGPGYLMPNPEYSESEPWASHKEAVRYLPLQAQPGDYAFFLKKDAIELTYENRNYVIVPHSAILALVRPHTEDILENLDDLEDLDDLLNS, encoded by the coding sequence ATGCACAAGTTTCGGGGGGAACTGATCATCGTCGGCGATCGCGTGCTGATCGAGCCGGACGAAGGGGAACGCCAGACGCAGACCGGCCTGTACCTGCCGGCCACCGTGGTGGAACGCGAGCGCGTGGGCACAGGCCGCGTCGTCAAGGTGGGGCCGGGCTATTTGATGCCCAACCCGGAATACTCCGAAAGCGAACCCTGGGCCTCGCACAAGGAGGCCGTCCGCTACCTGCCGCTGCAGGCCCAGCCCGGCGATTACGCTTTCTTTCTGAAAAAGGATGCCATCGAACTGACCTACGAAAACCGCAACTACGTGATCGTCCCCCACAGCGCCATTCTGGCCCTGGTGCGCCCGCACACCGAAGACATTCTGGAGAACCTGGACGACCTGGAAGACCTGGACGATTTGCTCAATTCATAG
- a CDS encoding helix-turn-helix domain-containing protein, whose translation MELNADLVRFVLGLKLKALRQQRGLTLQDVASRAGLSVSYLSEIEKGKKFPKPDKLIDLASVFSVSYEELISPRLDERLDPLAVVFSSAFVQEFPFELFGLTPEDLFQLFTDQPTKAGALVRTFLEIGKMYDVQVEHFLFAALRSYQQLHNNYFPELEEAARAFRTEYDLPAGEPIPPERLRRILEEDYGYRIDTETLPRHPVLHGFRSVFAEGPQPVLFVNGRLLPAQQAFILARELGYRFLDLKERAITSSWLRVESFDQVLNNFRASYFAGALLLDEATLCADLRTFLSYPHWDGAVLRAFLKRYGATPEMLCYRLTELLPQHFGLRELFFLRLFHRPGTDRFQLTKVFNLSRVPVPHGIGLGEHYCRRWVAIQLLRRLAAQTPPPDPGGDPLVAAARMHFINEDATFFTVALARPLVLTPEQNACVAIGFLLDAHCREQVHFAQDPALPDLEVNLTCERCPLADCAERAAEPEVYRAQEAQREREAALEALLEAVRNGRLP comes from the coding sequence ATGGAACTCAACGCCGACCTGGTACGCTTCGTCCTTGGCCTGAAACTCAAAGCGCTCCGCCAGCAACGCGGCCTGACGCTCCAGGATGTGGCCTCGCGGGCCGGACTCTCCGTCTCCTACCTGAGCGAGATCGAAAAGGGCAAAAAATTTCCGAAACCTGACAAACTCATCGACCTGGCTTCGGTCTTTTCCGTCTCCTACGAGGAACTGATCTCACCCCGCCTCGACGAGCGGCTCGATCCGCTGGCCGTGGTCTTTTCGTCTGCTTTCGTGCAGGAGTTTCCCTTCGAGCTGTTTGGCCTGACGCCTGAAGATCTCTTCCAGCTCTTTACGGACCAGCCCACGAAGGCCGGGGCGCTCGTGCGCACCTTCCTGGAGATCGGGAAGATGTACGACGTGCAGGTAGAGCACTTCCTGTTTGCCGCGCTGCGCTCCTACCAGCAACTGCACAACAACTACTTCCCGGAGCTGGAAGAGGCCGCGCGCGCGTTTCGGACAGAGTATGACCTGCCCGCCGGCGAGCCGATTCCGCCCGAACGCCTGCGTCGGATCCTGGAAGAAGACTACGGCTACCGGATCGACACGGAGACGCTTCCGCGTCATCCCGTGCTGCACGGTTTTCGCTCCGTCTTTGCCGAAGGGCCGCAGCCGGTACTGTTCGTCAACGGCCGGTTGCTGCCGGCGCAGCAGGCCTTCATCCTGGCCCGTGAGCTGGGCTATCGGTTTCTGGACCTGAAGGAGCGGGCGATCACCTCGTCCTGGCTGCGCGTCGAGTCGTTCGACCAGGTGCTCAACAACTTCCGGGCTTCCTACTTCGCCGGTGCGCTGCTGCTCGACGAAGCCACGCTCTGCGCCGATCTGCGCACCTTCCTGAGCTACCCGCACTGGGACGGGGCCGTGCTCCGGGCCTTTCTGAAACGCTACGGCGCCACGCCCGAAATGCTCTGCTACCGGCTGACCGAACTGCTCCCGCAGCACTTCGGCCTGCGGGAGCTCTTTTTCCTGCGGCTGTTCCATCGGCCGGGCACCGACCGCTTCCAGCTCACGAAGGTCTTCAACCTGTCGCGGGTGCCGGTGCCGCACGGGATCGGACTGGGCGAGCACTACTGCCGCCGCTGGGTGGCCATTCAACTGCTGCGTCGGCTGGCCGCGCAGACGCCCCCGCCGGACCCGGGAGGCGATCCGCTGGTGGCAGCGGCCCGCATGCATTTCATCAACGAAGACGCCACGTTCTTTACCGTTGCGCTGGCGCGTCCGCTGGTGCTCACGCCCGAGCAGAATGCCTGTGTGGCGATCGGCTTTCTGCTGGACGCGCATTGCCGCGAGCAGGTACATTTTGCGCAGGACCCGGCGCTGCCGGATCTGGAGGTCAACCTGACCTGCGAGCGTTGCCCGCTGGCCGACTGTGCCGAGCGGGCGGCCGAGCCCGAGGTGTACCGGGCCCAGGAAGCGCAGCGGGAACGAGAAGCCGCGCTGGAAGCATTACTTGAAGCGGTACGCAACGGACGGTTGCCCTGA
- the aceA gene encoding isocitrate lyase → MRASITAARAARLEAEWRSNPRWQGIHRPYSAEDVLRLRGSVEIAYTLADRGARRLWELFHTEPYVAALGALTGNQAMQQVKAGLKAIYVSGWQVAADANLAGQMYPDQSLYPSNSVPALVRRINNTLLRADQIHHAEGDDSIDWLVPIVADAEAGFGGPLHAFELTKALIEAGAAGVHFEDQLASEKKCGHLGGKVLVPTGQFIQTLIAARLAADVMGVPTIIIARTDANAATLLTSDIDERDRPFLTGERTPEGFFRVRAGLDQAIARALAYAPYADMIWCETSTPDLDEARRFAEAIHREYPGKLLAYNCSPSFNWKKHLDEATIARFQRELAAMGYKFQFITLAGFHTLNYAMFELAYDYAREGMPAYVRLQEKEFAAMEKGFTAVRHQREVGTGYFDAVRTVITGEQASTVALAGSTEAQQFH, encoded by the coding sequence ATGCGTGCCTCCATCACTGCAGCCAGAGCTGCCCGTCTCGAAGCCGAATGGCGGTCTAATCCCCGCTGGCAGGGCATCCACCGCCCCTACTCCGCCGAAGATGTGCTTCGCCTCCGCGGTTCGGTCGAAATCGCCTATACGCTGGCCGACCGCGGCGCCCGTCGCCTCTGGGAACTGTTCCACACCGAACCCTACGTGGCCGCGCTCGGCGCCCTGACCGGCAACCAGGCCATGCAACAGGTCAAAGCCGGCCTCAAGGCCATCTATGTCAGCGGCTGGCAGGTGGCCGCCGACGCCAATCTGGCCGGTCAGATGTACCCCGACCAGAGCCTCTATCCTTCCAACAGCGTCCCGGCCCTCGTGCGCCGCATCAACAACACGCTGCTGCGCGCCGACCAGATTCACCATGCCGAAGGCGACGATTCGATCGACTGGCTTGTGCCCATCGTGGCCGACGCCGAGGCCGGCTTCGGCGGTCCGCTCCATGCCTTCGAGCTGACCAAGGCGCTCATCGAAGCCGGCGCCGCCGGGGTCCACTTCGAAGACCAGCTCGCCTCCGAAAAGAAATGCGGCCACCTGGGCGGCAAGGTGCTCGTCCCCACCGGCCAGTTCATCCAGACGCTGATTGCCGCCCGCCTGGCCGCCGACGTCATGGGCGTGCCCACCATCATCATCGCCCGCACCGACGCCAACGCCGCCACGCTGCTCACCAGCGACATCGACGAGCGGGATCGCCCCTTCCTCACCGGCGAACGCACGCCCGAAGGCTTCTTCCGCGTCCGTGCCGGTCTCGACCAGGCCATCGCCCGTGCCCTGGCCTATGCGCCCTACGCCGACATGATCTGGTGCGAGACCTCCACGCCCGACCTGGACGAAGCCCGGCGCTTCGCCGAGGCCATTCACCGCGAATACCCCGGTAAACTGCTGGCCTACAACTGCTCGCCGTCGTTCAACTGGAAAAAGCACCTCGACGAGGCCACCATCGCCCGCTTCCAGCGGGAGCTGGCCGCAATGGGCTACAAGTTCCAGTTCATCACGCTGGCCGGCTTCCACACGCTCAACTATGCCATGTTCGAGCTGGCCTACGACTACGCACGCGAGGGCATGCCGGCCTACGTGCGCCTGCAGGAGAAGGAGTTTGCCGCCATGGAGAAGGGCTTCACGGCCGTGCGGCATCAGCGTGAGGTGGGCACCGGCTACTTCGACGCCGTGCGGACGGTGATCACCGGGGAGCAGGCCAGCACGGTGGCCCTGGCCGGTTCCACCGAGGCGCAGCAGTTCCACTGA
- a CDS encoding protein phosphatase 2C domain-containing protein, with protein sequence MRAPLVRTFWLPRDGAAPTACEDAFAVRPGWPFAAAVADGATESAFSGAWARHLVQCFCRDLPATSEALQHRLADWRAAWQPEVPETLPWYVAAKLEEGAHAALLGLVVQPDGTWRAVAVGDAVLLHLRGTRLLAAWPIDDPSRFHHRPVLLGSRDDGMPPPVEVTEAQWLPGDAFVLATDALGAWLLGDDPTLPLRLTTGELARHVTAARRRRALRNDDVAAVVVHCPR encoded by the coding sequence ATGCGCGCGCCGCTGGTGCGTACGTTCTGGCTGCCGCGGGACGGCGCCGCACCCACCGCGTGCGAAGATGCCTTCGCCGTGCGGCCCGGCTGGCCGTTTGCGGCGGCCGTGGCGGATGGGGCTACCGAGTCGGCCTTTTCGGGCGCCTGGGCGCGCCACCTGGTGCAGTGCTTCTGCCGCGATCTGCCCGCCACATCCGAGGCGCTGCAGCACCGGCTTGCGGACTGGCGCGCCGCCTGGCAACCCGAGGTGCCTGAGACGCTCCCCTGGTACGTGGCGGCCAAGCTGGAAGAAGGCGCCCACGCCGCGCTGCTGGGACTCGTGGTGCAACCGGACGGCACCTGGCGGGCCGTGGCCGTTGGCGATGCCGTGCTGCTTCACCTGCGCGGAACCCGGCTGCTTGCGGCCTGGCCGATCGACGACCCGAGCCGGTTTCACCACCGCCCGGTGCTACTCGGTAGCCGGGATGATGGCATGCCACCTCCTGTTGAAGTCACTGAAGCGCAATGGCTTCCGGGCGATGCGTTCGTGCTGGCCACCGATGCGCTGGGTGCCTGGCTGCTGGGCGACGATCCGACGCTGCCGCTGCGTCTGACGACCGGCGAACTGGCCCGACACGTTACGGCGGCCCGCCGCCGTCGCGCCCTGCGCAACGACGACGTGGCCGCCGTGGTGGTGCACTGTCCCCGGTAG
- a CDS encoding vWA domain-containing protein — MAYSAEISRTSPTAILFLLDQSASMQEPFGGAEQRGDAAPSKARVLADVVNRLLQNLILRCAKEDGVRDYFYVGVIGYGERVQPLIRPAEEYRVAGDLVPISHLAERPLRLEERLKKVPDGKGGFVEQRVKFPVWFDPHAKNGTPMCQALDLAASMVRTWIDLHPHSFPPIVINITDGEATDGDPLRYAQQLRSFATDDGETLLFNVHLSSSEEPAVELPSSVDELPRDEYAVLLFQMSSLLPFTMRAAAEQEGYRVTMDTRGFVFNADPVALVRFLEIGTRPSTLR; from the coding sequence ATGGCGTACTCTGCGGAAATCAGCCGGACCTCGCCGACGGCCATTCTGTTTTTGCTGGATCAGTCGGCTTCGATGCAGGAGCCGTTCGGCGGGGCCGAGCAGCGGGGCGATGCCGCGCCGAGCAAGGCGCGGGTGCTGGCCGACGTGGTCAACCGTCTGCTGCAGAATCTGATTCTGCGCTGCGCCAAGGAAGACGGCGTGCGCGACTACTTCTACGTGGGGGTGATCGGCTACGGCGAACGTGTGCAGCCGTTGATTCGTCCCGCCGAGGAGTACCGGGTGGCGGGCGACCTGGTGCCGATCAGCCACCTGGCCGAGCGGCCACTTCGCCTGGAAGAGCGCCTGAAGAAAGTGCCGGACGGTAAAGGCGGCTTCGTGGAGCAACGCGTCAAATTTCCGGTCTGGTTCGATCCCCATGCGAAAAACGGCACGCCCATGTGCCAGGCGCTCGACCTGGCCGCCTCGATGGTGCGGACCTGGATCGACCTGCACCCGCATTCCTTCCCGCCCATCGTGATCAACATCACCGATGGGGAGGCCACCGACGGCGATCCGCTGCGCTACGCGCAACAGCTCCGGAGCTTTGCCACCGACGACGGCGAGACGCTGCTTTTCAACGTGCATCTCTCGTCGTCCGAGGAGCCGGCCGTCGAGCTGCCTTCCAGCGTCGATGAGTTGCCGCGCGACGAGTACGCGGTGCTGCTGTTCCAGATGTCGAGCCTGCTGCCCTTTACGATGCGGGCGGCGGCCGAACAGGAGGGCTACCGCGTGACGATGGACACACGCGGCTTCGTGTTCAATGCCGATCCGGTGGCGCTGGTGCGCTTTCTGGAGATCGGCACGCGTCCGAGCACGCTGCGCTGA
- a CDS encoding tetratricopeptide repeat protein → MRSGKTRLLIVALWLLGAKVGWAQDGLWLAHVDSLWQQGAFEEALALLDDSLQRNPNAAELLWRRSRVRVELGLRARDKERRRELYRLGLKDARAAIAADSLNSRAYVAAAIAAGRLALVSGPRDKVERARQIRAYIDRALALDPNDDIAYHLRGRWHYEVATLNFFERTLVRLIYGGLPDASLEEAAEDFRRALALRERVVHHLELGRTLLRLGDREGAVHELERALALPPTEPDDTTYQEEARRLLARIR, encoded by the coding sequence GTGCGTTCGGGCAAAACCCGACTGCTGATCGTTGCGCTCTGGCTGCTTGGCGCGAAGGTAGGGTGGGCCCAGGACGGCCTGTGGCTGGCCCACGTGGACAGTCTGTGGCAACAGGGGGCTTTCGAGGAGGCGCTGGCGCTGCTGGACGACAGTCTGCAACGCAACCCGAACGCCGCCGAACTGCTCTGGCGTCGGTCGCGCGTGCGCGTCGAACTCGGCCTGCGCGCTCGCGATAAAGAGCGCCGGCGCGAATTGTACCGGCTGGGGCTGAAGGATGCCCGCGCCGCCATTGCCGCCGACTCGCTCAACAGCCGCGCCTACGTGGCGGCCGCCATCGCCGCCGGACGGCTGGCGCTGGTCTCCGGTCCGCGGGACAAGGTGGAGCGTGCCCGCCAGATCCGCGCCTATATCGACCGCGCACTCGCGCTCGATCCGAACGACGACATCGCCTACCACCTGCGCGGTCGCTGGCACTACGAAGTCGCCACGCTCAACTTTTTCGAGCGCACGCTGGTCCGCCTGATCTACGGTGGGCTTCCGGATGCCTCGCTGGAGGAAGCGGCCGAGGACTTCCGGCGGGCGCTGGCCCTCCGCGAGCGCGTGGTACACCACCTGGAGCTGGGCCGTACGCTGCTGCGACTGGGCGATCGCGAAGGGGCCGTTCATGAACTGGAAAGGGCCCTGGCCCTACCGCCCACCGAACCCGACGACACGACCTACCAGGAGGAAGCCCGTCGTCTGCTGGCACGCATCCGCTGA
- a CDS encoding PSP1 domain-containing protein: MACGSACVQGGGCGGGCASGNGCPSLHVFDWLSHLSGPYPTYDIVEVRFKGRRKGLYRNVDRLDLQAGDYVIVEADRGVHFGIVHLTGELVRLRVRAKGLDDDAEFPRIVRLATLDDIDRWEANKQQEIEAFYIAREAIERLGLPMKLVDAEWQFDHKKITFYFTADHRVDFRQLVRELARTFRTRVELRQIGARDEAARIGGIGSCGRELCCSTWLQEFKPVATQTAKIQNLPLNPARLSGQCGRLKCCLNYELEQYMAALKDFPPVDTPVETERGRGTVQKLDIFKRRVWIQYEDGSWEDMALEDVQPYLRPRTTTGKS, translated from the coding sequence ATGGCCTGTGGTAGTGCGTGCGTGCAGGGAGGGGGATGCGGCGGCGGGTGCGCCTCCGGCAACGGCTGCCCCTCGCTGCACGTGTTCGACTGGCTGAGTCACCTCAGCGGCCCCTATCCGACCTACGACATCGTGGAGGTCCGCTTCAAAGGCCGCCGCAAAGGACTTTACCGCAACGTGGATCGACTGGACCTTCAGGCAGGGGACTACGTGATCGTGGAAGCGGATCGGGGCGTGCACTTCGGGATCGTCCACCTGACCGGCGAGCTCGTCCGCCTGCGCGTGCGTGCCAAGGGGCTCGACGACGATGCCGAGTTCCCGCGCATCGTGCGTCTGGCCACGCTCGACGACATCGACCGCTGGGAAGCCAACAAACAGCAGGAGATCGAGGCGTTCTACATCGCCCGCGAGGCCATCGAACGGCTGGGGCTTCCCATGAAGCTGGTCGATGCCGAATGGCAATTCGATCACAAGAAGATCACCTTCTACTTCACGGCCGATCATCGCGTGGACTTCCGACAACTGGTGCGCGAGCTGGCCCGTACGTTTCGCACGCGCGTCGAGCTGCGTCAGATCGGCGCTCGCGACGAGGCGGCCCGCATCGGGGGCATCGGCTCCTGTGGTCGTGAACTCTGCTGTTCCACCTGGCTGCAGGAGTTCAAGCCGGTGGCCACCCAGACGGCCAAGATTCAGAACCTGCCGCTGAACCCGGCCCGCCTGAGCGGCCAGTGCGGCCGGCTGAAGTGCTGCCTGAACTACGAACTGGAACAGTACATGGCCGCGCTGAAAGACTTTCCACCGGTGGACACGCCGGTCGAGACCGAGCGCGGTCGGGGGACGGTCCAGAAGCTGGACATCTTCAAACGGCGCGTCTGGATTCAGTACGAAGACGGAAGCTGGGAAGATATGGCCCTTGAGGACGTGCAGCCGTATCTTCGGCCCAGAACCACCACGGGCAAATCCTGA
- the holB gene encoding DNA polymerase III subunit delta' — protein sequence MTWDRIIGQERVVEALRRALAQQRVAHAYLFYGPDGTGKRAAALTFAQALQCEQGGSDPCGQCVPCTKVQRLIHPDVQVMLPHPSDADPDDLYERLQRLAAEPYATVDYIRRPVLDDPTRASNKQAFYSVARINESLRRSVSFKPLEGRYKVAILIDADRMRVEAANAFLKLLEEPGPQTVFILTTSRPDHLLPTVRSRCQHLRFDPLPAEAIAQALVEREGVDEARAMVLARMADGSYSRALDLLENEVLQADREQALAFLRQAYRFHSEALVDLVEQLSALGRERLKGLLQLMLGWVRDLVLFRTLGDGAELVNLDQQEAIRRFCQNLPEADLEGMARLLEEALELIERNVQPFLVLSVLAAALRDAMHGRAPERLVPALDDPLALGLA from the coding sequence ATGACCTGGGATCGCATCATCGGACAGGAACGCGTCGTCGAGGCGTTGCGGCGGGCGCTGGCGCAGCAGCGCGTGGCCCACGCCTATCTGTTCTACGGCCCCGACGGGACGGGCAAGCGGGCGGCTGCATTGACCTTCGCGCAGGCGCTGCAGTGCGAGCAGGGTGGGAGCGATCCGTGCGGCCAGTGCGTGCCCTGTACCAAGGTGCAGCGCCTGATTCACCCGGACGTTCAGGTGATGCTGCCGCATCCCAGCGACGCCGACCCGGACGACCTCTACGAACGTCTGCAACGACTGGCCGCCGAGCCCTACGCCACCGTGGATTACATTCGCCGGCCCGTGCTGGACGACCCGACGCGGGCGTCCAACAAGCAGGCGTTCTATTCCGTGGCCCGTATCAACGAATCGCTCCGGCGCAGCGTCAGCTTCAAACCATTGGAAGGCCGCTACAAAGTCGCCATCCTGATCGATGCCGACCGGATGCGGGTCGAGGCGGCCAACGCTTTCCTGAAGCTGCTGGAAGAACCGGGCCCGCAGACGGTGTTCATCCTGACCACGTCTCGTCCCGATCATCTGCTGCCCACCGTTCGCTCGCGCTGCCAGCACCTCCGGTTCGATCCACTGCCGGCCGAGGCGATCGCACAGGCCCTTGTGGAGCGAGAGGGGGTGGACGAAGCGCGGGCCATGGTGCTGGCGCGCATGGCCGACGGCTCCTACAGCCGGGCGCTCGACCTGCTCGAAAACGAGGTGCTGCAGGCCGACCGTGAGCAGGCGCTGGCCTTCCTGCGCCAGGCCTACCGCTTCCACAGCGAGGCGCTGGTCGATCTGGTGGAACAGTTGAGCGCGCTGGGACGCGAGCGCCTCAAGGGATTGCTACAGCTCATGCTGGGCTGGGTGCGCGACCTGGTGTTGTTTCGGACGCTCGGCGACGGAGCCGAGCTGGTCAACCTGGACCAGCAGGAGGCCATCCGGCGCTTCTGCCAGAACCTGCCCGAAGCCGACCTGGAGGGTATGGCACGACTGCTCGAAGAAGCGCTCGAGTTGATCGAGCGGAACGTGCAGCCGTTTCTGGTGCTGAGCGTGCTGGCCGCGGCGTTGCGCGACGCCATGCACGGCCGGGCACCGGAGCGCCTCGTGCCGGCGCTGGACGACCCGCTGGCGCTCGGACTGGCCTGA